Proteins from a single region of Polaromonas sp. JS666:
- the iscB gene encoding RNA-guided endonuclease IscB: MAVFVLDNQGKALMPCTEKRARLLLARGRARVHRLVPLVIRLVDRQAAACDFQPLRIKLDPGSKTTGVALVRDVESVDASTGEIHSGVAVINLLDLVHRGRQISEALTARRQMRRRRRSNLRCRAPRFLNRGNKKSGWIAPSLQHRVDTAMAWVRRIQRWAPVRAISSELVRFDMQALQNPEISGVEYQQGTLFGYELREYLLEKWGRQCAYCDAKDTPLQIEHIRPKALGGSNRASNLTLACQCCNQKKAARSIEEFLAKDKKRLTGILAQAQKPLRDAAAVNVTRWALANALKATGLPVELASGGRTKFNRCTLGVPKTHALDAACVGQVRFIQDWSRPTLTLKAMGRGSYQRTRLDRFGFPRGYLMRGKRVQGFGTGDMVRADVPKGVKAGVHVGRVAVRASGSFNIQTHQGGISGVVQGISHKHCRVTQRNDGYGYFFNRADHTGREQVWPKASDAAHPALYLPAMNGRVSRAI, translated from the coding sequence GTGGCAGTTTTCGTGTTGGACAACCAGGGCAAGGCATTGATGCCGTGCACCGAGAAGCGGGCCAGGCTGCTGCTGGCACGCGGCCGGGCGCGCGTGCATCGGCTGGTGCCACTGGTGATCCGGCTTGTTGACCGTCAGGCCGCCGCCTGCGACTTTCAGCCGCTACGGATCAAGCTCGATCCGGGCAGCAAGACCACCGGCGTCGCGCTGGTGAGGGATGTGGAATCGGTTGACGCGTCCACGGGTGAAATTCATAGTGGGGTAGCCGTCATCAACCTGCTGGATCTGGTCCACCGGGGCCGGCAGATATCCGAAGCCTTGACGGCTCGTCGTCAGATGCGCCGGCGCCGCAGGAGCAATTTGCGCTGTCGCGCACCCAGGTTCCTGAACCGCGGCAACAAGAAGTCCGGCTGGATCGCGCCCTCCCTGCAGCACCGGGTGGACACGGCCATGGCCTGGGTCAGGCGCATTCAACGCTGGGCGCCGGTGAGGGCCATCAGCTCCGAGCTGGTGCGCTTTGACATGCAGGCACTGCAAAACCCAGAAATTTCCGGCGTGGAGTACCAGCAAGGCACCTTGTTCGGCTACGAACTGCGTGAGTATTTGCTGGAGAAATGGGGCCGCCAGTGCGCCTACTGCGACGCCAAGGACACCCCCTTGCAGATTGAGCACATCCGGCCCAAGGCCTTGGGCGGCAGCAATCGCGCCTCCAACCTGACCTTGGCCTGCCAGTGCTGCAACCAGAAAAAGGCAGCGCGCAGCATCGAAGAGTTCCTGGCCAAAGACAAGAAGCGGCTCACCGGCATCCTGGCGCAAGCCCAGAAGCCTTTGCGCGATGCCGCAGCGGTGAATGTCACGCGCTGGGCCCTGGCCAATGCCCTGAAGGCCACCGGCTTGCCGGTGGAGCTGGCTTCCGGCGGCCGAACGAAGTTCAATCGCTGCACCCTGGGCGTGCCCAAGACCCATGCGCTCGATGCGGCCTGCGTGGGCCAGGTGAGATTCATCCAGGACTGGAGCAGGCCAACCCTAACGCTCAAGGCCATGGGTCGGGGCAGCTACCAGCGCACGCGCCTGGACAGGTTTGGCTTTCCGCGCGGGTACCTGATGCGCGGCAAGCGTGTGCAGGGCTTTGGCACCGGCGATATGGTGCGCGCCGATGTGCCCAAGGGCGTCAAGGCCGGGGTTCACGTTGGCCGAGTGGCGGTACGCGCCAGCGGCAGTTTCAACATCCAGACCCATCAGGGCGGAATCTCCGGTGTGGTTCAGGGCATCAGCCATAAGCATTGCCGGGTGACGCAGCGCAACGACGGGTATGGGTATTTCTTCAACCGGGCCGATCACACAGGGCGTGAGCAGGTATGGCCCAAGGCATCGGATGCTGCGCATCCGGCGCTCTACCTCCCCGCCATGAATGGCAGGGTTTCACGCGCAATCTGA
- a CDS encoding zinc-finger-containing protein produces the protein MVELETIKAKRRQKRSKPVTCLSCGGSGVLADKGPNGVPAWMCEAYPGCDSYVGVHPGTTFALGTMAGPELRAERVKTHRWLDRLWRGKKTSTRKEVYQLVGKVLGVRRFHIAQADLSLLAKLASRRIAVEQALGVPPAAAAKVTRPQLPPIADVVNVIDAQLMDALFAGRRRRLWPTDPGGQAAAERGLAIGAISIQVDAAGRYWVRLLR, from the coding sequence GTGGTCGAGCTGGAAACCATCAAGGCAAAGCGGCGTCAGAAGCGGTCCAAGCCGGTGACCTGCCTCTCCTGCGGCGGGTCCGGAGTTCTCGCCGACAAAGGGCCCAACGGCGTGCCCGCGTGGATGTGCGAAGCCTACCCGGGATGTGACAGCTATGTGGGTGTGCATCCCGGCACCACTTTCGCCCTGGGAACCATGGCTGGCCCCGAATTGCGGGCAGAGCGCGTCAAAACGCACCGATGGCTTGATCGGCTGTGGCGCGGGAAAAAGACGTCTACCCGTAAAGAGGTCTACCAGCTGGTGGGGAAGGTGCTGGGCGTACGGCGTTTTCACATTGCACAGGCTGACTTGTCACTCTTGGCGAAACTCGCTTCGCGCCGTATTGCCGTCGAGCAGGCTTTAGGAGTGCCGCCCGCGGCCGCCGCGAAGGTCACACGGCCCCAACTGCCGCCGATAGCAGATGTGGTCAATGTGATCGATGCCCAGCTCATGGACGCGCTATTCGCCGGCCGCCGGCGCCGATTGTGGCCGACTGACCCTGGTGGCCAGGCTGCAGCCGAGCGAGGCCTGGCCATTGGCGCAATTTCGATTCAAGTTGATGCGGCTGGGCGTTACTGGGTGAGGCTGTTGCGCTAG
- a CDS encoding DNA/RNA non-specific endonuclease has protein sequence MNLKRILAAAGALLLSASTWAFACAEHFAGGQPPTITNPAMSKQARTLCYDQFAVLHSGITRTPLWSAEKLSAGQLDQARGMVRQNNFHPETQLPASERAELRDYSRSGYDRGHMSPSGNMPTPRAQQQSFTMANMVPQDSNMNRGLWEGVESAVRTYAKKRGTVYVITGPLFEGNRLLTLNNRVMVPTSLYKLVYDPARQQAGAYVARNTATMDYQVISVAALEARAGLDLLPGVPAKVKASAMSLPAPTPHGYGGAQGKNKAAPSQPDFPHLPSGASLMAQMVRSITNRRY, from the coding sequence ATGAACCTAAAACGCATCCTAGCGGCCGCCGGCGCGCTGCTGCTTTCCGCTTCCACCTGGGCATTTGCGTGCGCAGAGCACTTTGCCGGGGGCCAGCCGCCGACTATCACGAACCCGGCCATGTCCAAGCAGGCACGAACGCTCTGCTACGACCAGTTTGCCGTGCTGCACTCCGGCATTACCCGCACGCCGCTTTGGTCTGCGGAAAAGCTGTCGGCCGGCCAGCTGGACCAGGCGCGCGGCATGGTGCGACAGAACAACTTCCACCCGGAAACGCAGCTTCCGGCCTCGGAGCGGGCCGAACTGCGTGACTACAGCAGGTCCGGCTATGACCGTGGGCACATGAGCCCTTCCGGAAACATGCCCACGCCGCGCGCCCAGCAGCAGAGCTTCACGATGGCCAACATGGTCCCGCAGGATTCCAACATGAACCGCGGCCTCTGGGAAGGCGTCGAGTCGGCCGTCAGGACCTATGCGAAGAAGCGCGGTACCGTCTATGTCATCACCGGCCCACTTTTCGAGGGAAACAGGCTGTTGACGCTGAACAACCGCGTCATGGTGCCGACATCGCTTTACAAATTGGTCTATGACCCGGCGCGCCAGCAGGCCGGTGCCTATGTCGCCCGCAATACCGCCACGATGGACTACCAGGTCATCAGCGTGGCCGCGCTGGAGGCCCGCGCGGGGCTCGATCTGCTGCCGGGCGTGCCCGCAAAGGTCAAAGCATCGGCGATGTCGTTGCCGGCGCCAACCCCCCACGGCTATGGCGGGGCTCAAGGCAAGAATAAAGCCGCGCCCAGCCAGCCAGATTTTCCCCACCTTCCCTCGGGCGCATCACTGATGGCCCAGATGGTTCGCTCAATCACAAATCGGAGATATTGA
- a CDS encoding type II toxin-antitoxin system HipA family toxin: MLNVEVLNIFLNDRPAGKLFRFANGTTSPIVRFVADDAFADDPKQDTLSVSMRARDPAQQASLWKDISAPIFNGADGRLPVFCQNMLPEGLFRAHLAQERGCREDDHFALFAASGLDLPGAVKAMPAVLSREELARLVTQENDALEMSVTADPLPLGVSISGMQPKVGLIEQGGRYVARKRHGVTRIIGKLPQVDRPMLPEVEDLSLSLAQAAGANVCEHKLVSLEMLKFEHGYTLGGSGNFLAVTRFDRDGGKRIHCEDFAQALGVDPGNKYTGATYAAMAGLMLRYPDTLGLTAVHEMLRLIAINELMGNLDAHLKNFCLLYPDGRNPVLSKAFDIVAWSVYITGQGNALALYRTEDPAKHKVSRTLGPAALRDFCNLLGIAEQPCSKVIRETVARAQDLWPDMIRDSQMLDAQKERLLNHLETHPFARRKEGAAAKLQAKQASDQ; this comes from the coding sequence ATGCTCAACGTCGAAGTCCTCAACATATTCCTGAACGACCGGCCTGCCGGCAAACTTTTCCGCTTTGCCAACGGAACCACCAGTCCCATTGTCCGGTTCGTGGCAGACGATGCCTTTGCCGACGATCCCAAACAGGACACCCTGTCGGTCAGCATGCGCGCCCGCGATCCGGCGCAACAAGCGTCCTTGTGGAAAGACATCAGCGCCCCGATCTTCAATGGCGCCGATGGTCGCCTGCCCGTATTTTGCCAAAACATGCTGCCAGAGGGGCTGTTCCGCGCCCACCTGGCACAGGAGCGCGGTTGCAGGGAAGACGATCACTTCGCCCTGTTTGCGGCCAGCGGACTGGATCTGCCAGGCGCGGTGAAGGCGATGCCGGCAGTGCTGTCCCGCGAAGAACTGGCTCGCCTCGTCACGCAGGAGAACGACGCGCTGGAAATGTCAGTCACTGCGGATCCATTGCCGCTTGGCGTGTCGATTTCTGGCATGCAGCCCAAGGTGGGCCTGATCGAGCAGGGTGGGCGCTACGTGGCGCGCAAGCGCCATGGCGTGACCCGCATCATTGGCAAGCTGCCCCAGGTGGACCGGCCCATGCTGCCCGAAGTCGAGGATTTGAGCCTGTCACTGGCCCAGGCCGCGGGCGCCAATGTGTGCGAACACAAATTGGTGTCGCTGGAAATGCTGAAATTTGAGCATGGCTACACACTGGGCGGCAGCGGCAATTTCCTGGCCGTCACCCGATTTGACCGGGACGGCGGCAAGCGCATTCACTGCGAGGATTTCGCGCAGGCACTGGGCGTTGATCCAGGCAACAAGTACACCGGCGCCACCTACGCCGCCATGGCCGGTTTGATGCTTCGATATCCAGACACCCTGGGGCTGACCGCAGTGCACGAGATGCTGCGCCTGATTGCCATCAATGAGCTGATGGGCAATCTGGATGCCCATTTGAAGAATTTCTGCCTGCTGTACCCGGACGGGCGCAACCCGGTACTTTCCAAGGCCTTTGACATCGTGGCCTGGTCGGTCTACATCACCGGCCAGGGCAACGCGCTCGCGCTTTACCGTACCGAGGATCCAGCAAAGCACAAGGTATCCAGGACTCTGGGCCCAGCGGCGCTTCGCGATTTCTGCAACCTGCTGGGCATTGCTGAACAACCTTGCTCCAAAGTCATACGTGAAACCGTGGCCCGGGCGCAGGATCTGTGGCCCGACATGATCCGCGACAGTCAGATGCTGGACGCGCAGAAGGAACGGCTGCTGAACCACCTGGAGACGCACCCGTTTGCACGGCGCAAGGAAGGGGCGGCCGCCAAGCTGCAAGCGAAACAAGCGAGCGACCAATAA
- a CDS encoding helix-turn-helix domain-containing protein, with protein sequence MNTLKDIAESLRQGRKDVTDVDLAAKAGLTRQSVSRALSGVHNFNVTTLLAIAETNDQVVMLVPREMARALAGANQPRSQGVSTMTDELRSL encoded by the coding sequence ATGAACACACTGAAAGACATCGCCGAGAGCCTTCGCCAGGGGCGAAAGGACGTGACCGACGTGGATCTGGCCGCCAAGGCGGGCCTGACCCGCCAGAGTGTGAGCCGCGCCCTGAGTGGCGTGCACAACTTCAACGTGACCACATTGCTGGCCATCGCAGAAACCAACGACCAGGTAGTGATGCTGGTGCCGCGTGAAATGGCCCGCGCACTGGCGGGCGCCAACCAACCCCGAAGCCAGGGCGTATCGACGATGACTGACGAACTCAGGAGCCTGTGA
- a CDS encoding IS4-like element ISPosp4 family transposase yields the protein MNVGKTLFAQVMEFVPWTSFSRIVQRHGGDAGVRRMNCAEQFRVMAFAQLTWRESLRDIEVTLGANAGKLYSMGLRHSVHRSTLADANDSRDWRIWSDLAALLIRRARKLYREEDLGLDLTNTVYALDATTIDLCLSLFDWAPFRSTKAAVKMHTLLDLRGSIPAFIHISDGKMGDVNVLDFLPVEAGAFYVMDRGYLDFARLYKMHQAGAFFVTRAKRGMNARRVYSAQTDRATGVICDQSIAMNGFYVCKDYPEQLRRIRFKDPETGKTLVFLTNNTTLPALTIAALYKSRWQVELFFKWIKQHLRIKKFLGTSENAVKTQIWCAVCTYVLIAIVKKELQLDASLYTLLQILSVSIFEKTQLSCALQLGFPIPETPLGDNQLNLFNF from the coding sequence ATGAATGTCGGCAAGACGCTGTTTGCGCAGGTCATGGAGTTTGTTCCATGGACGAGTTTTTCGCGCATCGTGCAGCGCCACGGTGGAGACGCCGGGGTACGCAGGATGAATTGCGCCGAACAGTTTCGCGTCATGGCGTTTGCGCAGTTGACTTGGCGCGAGTCCTTGCGCGACATCGAGGTGACGCTGGGAGCGAACGCCGGCAAGCTCTATTCGATGGGTTTGCGCCACAGCGTTCATCGATCCACTTTGGCCGACGCAAACGACTCGCGGGATTGGCGCATTTGGTCCGACCTCGCGGCCTTGCTCATTCGACGAGCCCGCAAGCTCTACCGCGAAGAGGACTTGGGGCTGGACTTGACCAATACGGTTTACGCCCTGGATGCAACGACGATCGATCTGTGTTTGAGCCTGTTCGACTGGGCCCCGTTTCGCAGCACCAAGGCAGCCGTGAAGATGCACACGTTGCTGGACTTGCGCGGCTCCATTCCCGCCTTCATCCACATCAGCGACGGCAAGATGGGCGATGTCAACGTGCTGGACTTCCTGCCCGTCGAGGCGGGCGCCTTCTACGTGATGGATCGTGGCTATCTGGACTTCGCTCGCCTGTACAAGATGCATCAGGCCGGCGCCTTCTTCGTCACACGCGCCAAGCGCGGCATGAACGCCAGGCGGGTGTACTCGGCTCAGACCGACAGGGCGACTGGCGTGATCTGCGATCAGAGCATTGCGATGAATGGCTTCTACGTCTGCAAGGACTACCCCGAGCAGTTGCGCCGCATTCGCTTCAAAGACCCCGAGACGGGCAAGACGCTGGTGTTCCTGACCAACAACACGACCCTGCCAGCGCTGACCATCGCCGCTTTGTACAAGAGCCGCTGGCAGGTGGAGTTGTTCTTCAAGTGGATCAAGCAGCATTTGCGGATCAAGAAATTTCTGGGCACGAGCGAGAACGCCGTGAAAACGCAAATCTGGTGCGCCGTCTGCACCTACGTGCTCATCGCCATCGTCAAGAAGGAGCTTCAACTCGATGCCTCGCTCTACACATTGCTACAGATTCTTTCCGTCTCGATCTTCGAGAAAACTCAGCTCTCATGCGCCCTGCAGCTCGGTTTCCCAATTCCAGAAACACCGCTTGGTGATAACCAGTTGAATCTGTTCAACTTTTAA
- a CDS encoding DUF6710 family protein: MLQKLKTLWAKPVPSAVEDNKFDHIMGMANSIAQKSPLGLRELVRALLLPLQAEHMVAVVERVQHAAPAEIRYWDFFFRIENQSDYYLRNKPREVLTLGRDVLLPTVWKRSSYFNALASIGTGKSLGPWCQDEDNRTISLLLPWRIGFVSGGNHSITAGILMSEGEVVATEVFDMTPLLQRVRCDGKTYREISTDRVLGVVTDPRRAAVFEIGRMMLGCRLPVN; the protein is encoded by the coding sequence ATGCTTCAAAAACTCAAGACCCTATGGGCAAAACCAGTGCCTTCCGCGGTCGAAGACAACAAGTTCGATCACATCATGGGTATGGCCAACAGCATCGCCCAAAAGTCGCCTTTAGGCCTTCGTGAGCTTGTCCGGGCATTGCTCCTGCCCCTGCAGGCTGAGCATATGGTCGCAGTGGTTGAACGGGTGCAGCATGCTGCACCGGCTGAAATCAGGTATTGGGACTTCTTCTTTCGGATTGAAAACCAGTCGGACTACTACCTACGAAACAAGCCACGGGAGGTGCTGACCCTCGGACGTGATGTACTGCTGCCTACGGTTTGGAAACGCTCCAGTTATTTCAATGCGCTGGCATCGATAGGTACGGGCAAAAGTCTTGGGCCCTGGTGTCAGGATGAAGACAACCGCACGATTTCTCTCCTGCTGCCATGGCGCATCGGCTTTGTGAGTGGCGGCAACCACTCCATTACGGCCGGAATTCTGATGAGCGAGGGCGAAGTCGTGGCCACCGAGGTCTTTGACATGACACCTCTGTTGCAGCGTGTGCGTTGTGACGGCAAGACCTATCGTGAAATCAGCACAGATCGGGTCCTGGGCGTGGTGACCGACCCTCGACGTGCAGCTGTCTTTGAAATTGGCCGCATGATGTTGGGATGCCGTCTCCCTGTCAATTAG
- a CDS encoding DUF7221 family queuine tRNA-ribosyltransferase-like protein yields the protein MEMFGMPVGQLNAHLADDMMMRVGLPNRGGSLAFHAFNEGYPVMVSASAFWNPATSSFQIPDASNLHELDLALDSAGFTAMKLWKAKGDQAGIAKVFPWRFEQYVELASLMGVSWWSQPDLCCEPEIATSQAEIDYRIAATATLLEGSLRMVYEWQNALARSCTATTVANMVKPPVPVLQGWSSGDYLRSLDLLMQVWERWQPWLATPALIGVGSMCRRTLNHPTHGLHAILASLEGQIPADSRLHLFGVKGACLANLKMLDFVASADSMAYDFGARVKAHRAGRSNTIAHRSAEMTRWMSAAAQRIKPAFGDQLRLGLFA from the coding sequence ATGGAAATGTTTGGCATGCCTGTTGGTCAGCTCAATGCACATCTTGCAGACGACATGATGATGCGCGTTGGTCTTCCGAACAGGGGTGGGAGCCTTGCCTTCCATGCCTTCAACGAAGGCTACCCGGTTATGGTCAGCGCCAGTGCATTCTGGAACCCGGCAACATCAAGCTTTCAGATCCCCGATGCGTCCAATTTGCATGAACTCGACCTTGCCCTTGATTCGGCTGGTTTTACGGCCATGAAGCTGTGGAAGGCAAAAGGCGATCAGGCAGGTATCGCCAAAGTCTTCCCATGGCGCTTCGAGCAATACGTCGAACTGGCATCTCTCATGGGCGTCAGTTGGTGGTCTCAGCCGGATCTGTGCTGCGAACCTGAAATCGCAACAAGCCAGGCTGAAATCGACTACCGAATTGCCGCGACGGCAACTCTGCTCGAAGGGTCGCTGCGAATGGTCTACGAGTGGCAGAACGCCCTGGCGAGATCCTGCACGGCAACGACGGTGGCCAACATGGTCAAACCACCGGTTCCAGTTCTGCAAGGATGGAGTTCTGGGGACTATCTCCGAAGCCTTGACCTCCTCATGCAGGTCTGGGAGCGCTGGCAGCCGTGGCTTGCCACACCGGCGCTGATCGGTGTCGGCTCAATGTGCCGGCGCACGCTCAATCACCCAACGCACGGTCTTCACGCCATTTTGGCTTCCCTCGAAGGCCAGATTCCTGCGGACTCCCGGTTGCACCTCTTTGGCGTCAAGGGCGCATGCCTCGCTAATTTGAAGATGCTGGATTTCGTCGCTTCGGCCGATTCGATGGCATATGACTTTGGCGCGCGCGTAAAGGCCCACCGTGCGGGCCGCTCCAACACGATTGCACACCGCTCGGCGGAAATGACACGCTGGATGTCAGCTGCAGCACAGAGGATAAAACCAGCATTTGGGGATCAACTCCGGCTTGGGCTTTTCGCCTGA
- a CDS encoding integrase domain-containing protein produces MNSVAVTPGMGARAGLARVESGDWRLRLSALIAKHCKTKVKGDSRTTSHITQKRAFQNVMHVFEWLRRELGFTRLANPMSLDERHFKALAGHIRAKVERGDFGPAQAAGYATYCRHLARWIGKPEFVTVFSETLGRSVCKRQLVAQVDKSWEGNGLDPDKLILEVARFERWVGLVLLAQHAFGLRKMEALRLRPMRDIGPARVAGTGEADWSMVHIHLVDGTKGGRPRVVDVSDPLGVSAALLLREEIKHLDDREFLPPPQFTLAQNQYRYESVMARFGITKKALGVTGHGLRAGFACDRLEAAGITPTVRGGDGQHADPVHQLVTYKQLTEAMGHGRISVVGAYAGAVSPYSARKKAKADATARRLAEIEALGPLQPVEGACSESTPSELRSPEATPTEQIPVPASPAQGVSP; encoded by the coding sequence GTGAACTCGGTGGCTGTCACTCCGGGTATGGGCGCTCGGGCCGGGCTAGCGCGGGTGGAGTCGGGTGACTGGCGGCTCCGGCTGTCAGCCCTGATTGCCAAGCACTGCAAGACGAAGGTCAAGGGCGACTCCCGCACCACGTCCCATATCACCCAGAAGAGGGCTTTTCAGAATGTGATGCACGTCTTTGAGTGGCTGCGCCGCGAGCTCGGTTTCACCCGGCTTGCCAATCCCATGTCACTCGATGAGCGTCACTTCAAGGCGCTGGCTGGTCACATCCGCGCGAAGGTCGAGCGCGGCGATTTCGGTCCGGCCCAGGCGGCAGGCTATGCCACCTATTGCCGGCACCTTGCGCGCTGGATCGGAAAACCCGAATTCGTGACGGTTTTCAGCGAAACGCTCGGCCGCAGCGTCTGCAAGCGTCAACTGGTCGCCCAGGTGGACAAATCGTGGGAGGGCAATGGCCTTGACCCTGACAAGCTGATTCTTGAGGTTGCCCGGTTCGAGCGCTGGGTTGGGCTGGTGCTGCTCGCCCAGCATGCGTTCGGTCTGCGCAAGATGGAAGCGCTCCGCCTGAGGCCAATGCGGGACATCGGCCCTGCCCGGGTGGCTGGTACCGGCGAGGCCGATTGGTCGATGGTCCATATCCACCTGGTGGACGGCACCAAAGGAGGCCGCCCGCGCGTCGTTGATGTGAGTGATCCGCTCGGCGTCAGCGCTGCCCTCCTGTTGCGCGAGGAAATCAAGCATCTGGATGATCGCGAGTTCCTGCCGCCACCGCAGTTCACTCTCGCGCAGAACCAATACCGGTATGAGAGCGTCATGGCCCGCTTCGGCATCACGAAGAAGGCGCTCGGCGTGACAGGGCACGGGCTGCGCGCTGGTTTTGCCTGTGATCGCCTGGAAGCCGCTGGCATCACGCCAACCGTGCGCGGCGGCGACGGCCAGCATGCCGATCCTGTCCACCAGCTGGTCACCTACAAGCAGCTCACTGAGGCAATGGGCCACGGGCGGATTTCTGTCGTCGGCGCTTATGCCGGTGCAGTCAGCCCGTACTCTGCCCGCAAGAAAGCCAAGGCCGATGCCACCGCGCGCCGCCTGGCTGAGATCGAAGCGCTCGGCCCGCTTCAGCCGGTCGAAGGTGCCTGCAGCGAGAGCACCCCGTCCGAACTCCGCTCACCAGAAGCAACCCCTACCGAGCAAATCCCTGTTCCCGCATCCCCCGCCCAAGGAGTCTCACCATGA
- a CDS encoding phage integrase N-terminal domain-containing protein — protein MSNQTTTLTASLALRESRTPAPVQYNRSQAAPLPHAHAPMAPLGHAISDQIRDLPIREQISAILTDRARFLGEYPSRRVLSERIERLVTAYTELRAMGFQITDVTSFGLKHARALLENWKQRELSRKTIYNRWSTLRSWTLALNKHGMLGSIDEFWPDFSANVRDRTGGRQLTAQKLQERSDYLRAQRDKTHYFVDRLAREAGMVREDALQIELNAAHGIVQGYELLRCGHGGGAKVYKDMARHQVLFAEMVDFMQQRNRTSLCWTGLDIEDAVTKYKDRLVYVGRVLFPKNAEKTGQQGGEE, from the coding sequence ATGTCGAATCAAACTACAACGCTGACCGCCTCGCTGGCACTTCGCGAGTCACGCACACCTGCGCCAGTTCAATACAACCGCAGCCAGGCCGCACCGCTGCCACATGCGCACGCGCCAATGGCCCCGCTCGGCCACGCCATTTCCGACCAAATACGCGATTTGCCCATTCGGGAGCAGATCAGCGCCATCCTGACCGACCGCGCCCGGTTCCTCGGTGAATATCCCTCGCGCCGCGTCCTCAGTGAGCGCATCGAACGCCTGGTCACCGCATACACCGAGTTGCGCGCCATGGGCTTTCAGATTACCGATGTGACCAGCTTCGGGCTCAAGCACGCCCGCGCCTTGCTGGAAAACTGGAAACAGCGCGAGTTGTCCCGCAAGACTATTTACAACCGCTGGAGCACCCTGCGCAGCTGGACCCTGGCTCTCAACAAGCACGGCATGCTCGGCTCCATCGATGAGTTCTGGCCGGATTTCAGCGCCAATGTGCGTGATCGCACCGGTGGCCGACAACTTACCGCCCAGAAATTGCAGGAGCGCAGTGACTACCTGCGCGCCCAGCGCGACAAAACCCACTATTTCGTGGACAGGCTTGCCCGCGAAGCCGGCATGGTCCGCGAGGATGCGCTCCAGATCGAACTGAACGCCGCTCACGGCATCGTCCAAGGCTATGAGCTGCTTCGCTGCGGCCACGGCGGCGGGGCCAAGGTCTACAAGGACATGGCACGCCACCAGGTCCTGTTCGCCGAAATGGTCGACTTCATGCAACAGCGCAACCGCACTTCGCTGTGCTGGACCGGACTCGACATCGAGGATGCAGTCACGAAATACAAGGACCGTCTGGTCTATGTCGGCCGCGTCCTCTTCCCGAAGAACGCGGAAAAGACCGGCCAGCAAGGGGGTGAAGAGTGA
- a CDS encoding PRTRC system protein D: MPEIVAIDLGYGHTKVVSQGRDGEIKRMIFPSVAPITTRERTAESNGMGALRTVTVCVGANNYVIGKDAYLEADSNYSRSRLDEYSQTDGYHALMLGALALSGLREIDQLVIGLPLTTLDTYHSVMSSKYLGEHSIGATYARRKVELAVRNVLVTSQPAGAMINAVAGQPGLKKATNLAIDMGYFTMDFLMCEGLRPFYKRSGAVQGGMSGYYDHLNGMVAEKITSEGLPAQSTVDHFRLEETLSNGIQGENGRTIYSLRIGKLEVDITECVERASTRLTEYLDRMMTTLGGGSSMGIISSVVLAGGGARMILPAVKERFGKTHDIVMQDAAQYAIANGFLHFGLASAKRAAAQV; this comes from the coding sequence ATGCCTGAAATCGTAGCCATCGACTTGGGATACGGCCACACAAAAGTAGTGAGCCAGGGCCGTGACGGAGAAATCAAACGCATGATTTTTCCGTCCGTCGCGCCGATCACGACGCGCGAACGGACTGCCGAGTCGAACGGCATGGGGGCGCTTCGCACCGTGACCGTGTGTGTGGGTGCCAACAACTATGTCATCGGGAAGGACGCCTACCTCGAGGCGGACTCCAACTACTCGCGGTCGCGCCTGGACGAGTATTCGCAGACCGATGGTTACCACGCCCTGATGCTTGGCGCCCTCGCTCTGTCGGGTCTTCGCGAAATTGACCAGCTGGTGATCGGACTTCCCCTCACCACCCTGGACACCTACCACTCCGTGATGAGCTCAAAGTACCTTGGTGAGCACAGCATAGGCGCCACCTACGCGAGACGGAAGGTTGAACTCGCGGTACGCAATGTCCTGGTCACCTCGCAGCCGGCTGGTGCCATGATTAACGCGGTGGCCGGTCAGCCTGGGCTGAAGAAAGCGACCAACCTGGCGATCGACATGGGTTATTTCACGATGGACTTCCTCATGTGCGAGGGACTGCGTCCGTTCTACAAGCGCTCTGGCGCGGTCCAGGGCGGCATGAGCGGCTACTACGACCACCTGAATGGTATGGTGGCTGAGAAAATCACCAGCGAAGGACTCCCAGCCCAAAGCACCGTCGATCACTTTCGCCTCGAAGAGACGCTGAGCAATGGCATCCAGGGTGAAAACGGTCGCACGATCTACAGCCTTCGGATCGGGAAGTTGGAGGTTGATATCACGGAATGCGTCGAGCGCGCGTCCACCAGGCTGACCGAATATCTCGACCGCATGATGACCACGCTGGGCGGCGGCAGCTCCATGGGAATCATCAGTTCCGTGGTGCTCGCCGGCGGCGGCGCGCGGATGATCCTGCCGGCGGTCAAAGAGCGCTTTGGCAAAACCCACGACATCGTCATGCAGGATGCGGCGCAATACGCCATTGCCAACGGGTTCCTGCACTTCGGCCTAGCCAGCGCGAAGCGTGCCGCAGCCCAAGTCTGA